From Streptomyces sp. 6-11-2, one genomic window encodes:
- the typA gene encoding translational GTPase TypA produces MATRHDIRNVAIVAHVDHGKTTIVDAMLKQAGAFAAHQLDQVDDRMMDSNDLEREKGITILAKNTAVKYHPKDGGEPITINIIDTPGHADFGGEVERGLSMVDGVVLLVDASEGPLPQTRFVLRKALQARLPVILCINKTDRPDARIDEVVNEAYDLFLDLDADEDQIEFPIVYACGRDGIASLTKPEDGTVPSDSSSLEPFFSTILQHIPAPVYDEAAPLQAHVTNLDADNFLGRIALLRVEQGELRKGQTVAWIKRDGSVQNVRISELMMTEALTRKPAEKAGPGDICAVAGIPDIMIGETLADTENPVALPLITVDEPAISMTIGTNTSPLVGRGGTGKGADAKAAVKDRKVTARQVKDRLDRELIGNVSLRVLETDRPDAWEVQGRGELALAILVEQMRREGFELTIGKPQVVTKEVDGKVHEPVERMTVDVPEEHMGAVTQLMGVRKGRMDNMSNHGSGWVRMEFVVPSRGLIGFRTEFLTQTRGTGIGHSIHEGFEPWFGTLQTRNNGSLVADRSGAVTAFAMTNLQERGVLFVDPGTEVYEGMIVGENSRSDDMDVNITKEKKLTNMRSSSADSFEAIVPPRKLSLEQSLEFCRDDECVEVTPEAVRIRKVVLDQRDRARAASRAKHA; encoded by the coding sequence ATGGCCACGCGCCACGACATCCGCAACGTCGCCATCGTCGCCCACGTCGACCACGGCAAGACCACCATCGTCGACGCCATGCTGAAGCAGGCCGGCGCCTTCGCCGCGCACCAGCTCGACCAGGTCGACGACCGCATGATGGACTCGAACGACCTGGAGCGTGAGAAGGGCATCACGATCCTCGCCAAGAACACGGCGGTGAAGTACCACCCCAAGGACGGCGGGGAGCCCATCACGATCAACATCATCGACACCCCCGGCCACGCCGACTTCGGCGGTGAGGTCGAGCGCGGCCTGTCGATGGTCGACGGCGTCGTCCTGCTCGTCGACGCCTCCGAGGGCCCGCTGCCGCAGACCCGCTTCGTGCTGCGCAAGGCCCTCCAGGCCCGGCTGCCCGTGATCCTCTGCATCAACAAGACGGACCGGCCCGACGCCCGCATCGACGAGGTCGTCAACGAGGCCTACGACCTGTTCCTGGACCTGGACGCCGACGAGGACCAGATCGAGTTCCCGATCGTCTACGCGTGCGGCCGGGACGGCATCGCCTCGCTGACCAAGCCGGAGGACGGCACGGTCCCCTCCGACTCCAGCAGCCTGGAGCCGTTCTTCTCCACGATCCTCCAGCACATCCCGGCCCCCGTCTACGACGAGGCCGCCCCCCTCCAGGCGCACGTCACCAACCTCGACGCCGACAACTTCCTCGGCCGTATCGCGCTGCTGCGCGTGGAGCAGGGCGAGCTGCGCAAGGGCCAGACGGTCGCGTGGATCAAGCGCGACGGCTCCGTGCAGAACGTGCGGATCTCCGAGCTGATGATGACCGAGGCGCTCACCCGCAAGCCCGCCGAGAAGGCCGGCCCCGGTGACATCTGCGCCGTCGCGGGCATCCCGGACATCATGATCGGCGAGACCCTGGCGGACACCGAGAACCCGGTCGCGCTGCCGCTGATCACGGTCGACGAGCCGGCGATCTCCATGACCATCGGCACCAACACCTCCCCGCTGGTCGGCCGCGGCGGCACCGGCAAGGGCGCCGACGCGAAGGCGGCCGTCAAGGACCGCAAGGTGACCGCCCGCCAGGTCAAGGACCGCCTGGACCGCGAGCTGATCGGCAACGTGTCGCTGCGCGTACTGGAAACCGACCGCCCCGACGCCTGGGAGGTCCAGGGCCGCGGCGAGCTGGCGCTGGCCATCCTGGTCGAGCAGATGCGCCGCGAGGGCTTCGAGCTGACCATCGGCAAGCCGCAGGTGGTCACCAAGGAGGTCGACGGCAAGGTTCACGAGCCGGTCGAGCGCATGACGGTCGACGTGCCCGAGGAGCACATGGGCGCCGTCACGCAGCTCATGGGCGTGCGCAAGGGCCGGATGGACAACATGTCCAACCACGGCTCCGGCTGGGTCCGCATGGAGTTCGTCGTGCCCTCCCGGGGTCTGATCGGCTTCCGCACCGAGTTCCTGACCCAGACCCGCGGCACGGGCATCGGCCACTCCATCCACGAGGGCTTCGAGCCCTGGTTCGGCACGCTGCAGACCCGCAACAACGGCTCCCTGGTCGCCGACCGCTCCGGCGCCGTCACCGCCTTCGCGATGACCAACCTCCAGGAGCGCGGCGTGCTCTTCGTGGATCCGGGCACCGAGGTGTACGAGGGCATGATCGTCGGTGAGAACTCCCGCTCCGACGACATGGACGTCAACATCACCAAGGAGAAGAAGCTCACCAACATGCGGTCGTCGTCGGCCGACTCGTTCGAGGCGATCGTCCCGCCGCGCAAGCTCTCCCTGGAGCAGTCGCTGGAGTTCTGCCGCGACGACGAGTGCGTCGAGGTGACCCCGGAGGCGGTCCGCATCCGCAAGGTCGTCCTCGACCAGCGCGACCGCGCCCGCGCCGCCAGCCGCGCCAAGCACGCCTGA
- a CDS encoding ABC transporter family substrate-binding protein → MSYDGVGPRAVMRSVAFLTAGALAVPLLAGCGSDDEGNKPLAAQDIAPAARKQIADGGRLRWAVDAMPQTLNAFQADADAGTTRIAQAVLPTMFRLDANGHPQPDADFLESARVVETEPKQVVVYRLNQQAVWSDGREIGAADFAAQWRALSGKNSAYWTARNAGYDRIEKIERGANDLEVRVTFARPYADWRSLFSPLYPKDVMGTANAFNDDARRKLAVSAGPFAVQKIDTKAKDIVLGRNPRWWGRPVKLSEIVLHEVPRDKRAAALAEGSVDVADIDPADVPRITSAGARGGSPLQGPAGGRTAARALLSWAVLHGSDEQAAERERRALAAERTSLTTYPRQQQVLRDFQVRKSLEPAYTQLALNGSEGPLADERVRHAVAHALDRKELAEIVLKPLGLPAVPVGSHLAVSGQNAYADSSDALGGQDTAQARDLLADAGWVPGPVKEQKDPKESKEPKKGDKAAGGDGHGSQNSAGDGDGTHRVGQNDHVEDGKAPGPSEQERDHKDQREQRGPGDEGATQLAQDGRQYTNDHLKQGGAPGAYAPKGTAAPRPGAAAGPLAKDGKPLTLRFVVPSGPGSDTLRKVADRVTAMLKKVGVGTEITRVPDESYFRDHIASGQFDLALYSWPASAWPATDARPIYAKPVPAADGSLNVQQNYTRVGTDQVDQLFDQAITTLDEDEQAGLLRKADARIWAAAGSIPLYQRPQLTAVRKNLANVGAFGFQTPVYEDMGFLKKGAQPSGGGSPKG, encoded by the coding sequence ATGTCCTACGACGGTGTCGGTCCGCGCGCGGTCATGCGCTCGGTCGCCTTCCTGACCGCGGGCGCCCTCGCGGTGCCCCTCCTCGCCGGCTGCGGCTCGGACGACGAGGGCAACAAGCCGCTGGCCGCCCAGGACATCGCACCCGCAGCCCGCAAGCAGATCGCCGACGGAGGCAGGCTGCGCTGGGCGGTGGACGCGATGCCGCAGACGCTGAACGCCTTCCAGGCGGACGCCGACGCCGGCACCACCCGCATCGCCCAGGCCGTGCTGCCCACCATGTTCCGGCTCGACGCGAACGGCCACCCGCAGCCCGACGCCGACTTCCTGGAGTCCGCCCGGGTGGTCGAGACCGAGCCCAAGCAGGTCGTCGTCTACCGGCTCAACCAGCAGGCCGTCTGGAGCGACGGCCGCGAGATCGGCGCCGCGGACTTCGCCGCCCAGTGGCGCGCCCTGTCCGGCAAGAACTCGGCGTACTGGACCGCCCGCAACGCCGGATACGACCGCATCGAGAAGATCGAGCGCGGCGCCAACGACCTGGAGGTCCGGGTCACCTTCGCCCGCCCCTACGCCGACTGGCGGTCGCTGTTCTCGCCGCTGTACCCGAAGGACGTCATGGGCACCGCGAACGCCTTCAACGACGACGCCCGCAGGAAGCTGGCGGTCAGCGCCGGACCGTTCGCCGTGCAGAAGATCGACACCAAGGCCAAGGACATCGTCCTCGGCCGCAATCCGCGCTGGTGGGGCCGCCCGGTCAAGCTGTCCGAGATCGTGCTGCACGAGGTGCCGCGCGACAAGCGGGCCGCCGCCCTCGCCGAGGGTTCCGTGGACGTGGCCGACATCGACCCCGCCGACGTCCCGCGGATCACGTCCGCCGGCGCCCGGGGCGGCAGCCCCCTCCAGGGCCCGGCCGGCGGCCGCACCGCCGCCAGGGCGCTGCTCTCCTGGGCGGTGCTGCACGGATCCGACGAGCAGGCCGCCGAGCGCGAGCGCCGCGCCCTGGCGGCGGAGCGCACGTCGCTCACCACGTACCCGCGGCAGCAGCAGGTGCTGCGCGACTTCCAGGTGCGCAAGTCGCTGGAGCCCGCGTACACCCAGCTCGCCCTCAACGGTTCCGAGGGCCCCCTGGCCGACGAGCGCGTCCGCCACGCGGTGGCGCACGCGCTGGACCGCAAGGAACTCGCCGAGATCGTCCTGAAGCCGCTCGGCCTGCCCGCGGTCCCGGTCGGCAGCCACCTCGCCGTGTCCGGCCAGAACGCCTACGCCGACAGCAGCGACGCCCTCGGCGGCCAGGACACCGCCCAGGCGCGGGACCTGCTCGCGGACGCCGGCTGGGTGCCAGGGCCGGTCAAGGAGCAGAAGGACCCCAAGGAGTCCAAGGAGCCCAAAAAGGGGGACAAGGCGGCCGGCGGCGACGGCCACGGCTCACAGAACTCCGCCGGGGACGGCGACGGGACGCACCGCGTCGGCCAGAACGACCACGTGGAGGACGGCAAGGCACCCGGCCCGAGCGAGCAGGAGCGGGACCACAAGGACCAACGGGAGCAGCGAGGGCCGGGCGACGAGGGCGCCACGCAACTCGCCCAGGACGGCAGACAGTATACGAACGACCATCTCAAGCAGGGCGGCGCGCCCGGCGCCTACGCCCCCAAGGGCACCGCCGCGCCGCGGCCCGGCGCCGCCGCCGGGCCGCTGGCCAAGGACGGCAAGCCGCTCACGCTGCGCTTCGTGGTTCCCTCCGGCCCCGGCTCGGACACGCTGCGCAAGGTGGCCGACCGGGTGACCGCCATGCTCAAGAAGGTCGGCGTCGGCACGGAGATCACCAGGGTCCCCGACGAGAGCTACTTCCGGGACCACATCGCCTCCGGGCAGTTCGACCTCGCGCTGTACTCCTGGCCCGCCTCCGCCTGGCCGGCCACCGACGCCCGCCCCATCTACGCCAAGCCCGTACCGGCCGCCGACGGCTCCCTGAACGTCCAGCAGAACTACACCCGCGTCGGCACCGACCAGGTCGACCAGCTCTTCGACCAGGCCATCACCACCCTGGACGAGGACGAGCAGGCCGGCCTGCTGCGCAAGGCCGACGCCCGCATCTGGGCGGCGGCCGGTTCGATCCCCCTCTACCAGCGCCCCCAGCTGACGGCCGTCCGCAAGAACCTCGCGAACGTCGGGGCCTTCGGCTTCCAGACCCCCGTCTACGAGGACATGGGCTTCCTGAAGAAGGGGGCACAGCCGTCGGGCGGCGGGTCGCCGAAGGGCTGA
- a CDS encoding fumarate reductase/succinate dehydrogenase flavoprotein subunit: MSVVDRQEWDVVVVGAGGAGLRAAIEARERGARTAVICKSLFGKAHTVMAEGGIAAAMANANEHDNWQVHFRDTMRGGKFLNQWRMAELHAQEAPQRVWELETWGALFDRTKDGRISQRNFGGHEYPRLAHVGDRTGLELIRTLQQKIVSLQQEDKRETGDYESRLKVFQECTVTRVLKDGDRVCGVFAYERESGRFFVLEAPSVVIATGGIGKSFKVTSNSWEYTGDGHALALLAGAPLLNMEFVQFHPTGMVWPPSVKGILVTESVRGDGGVLRNSEDERFMFDYIPDVFKEKYAESEEEADRWYEDPDNNRRPPELLPRDEVARAINSEVKAGRGSPHGGVFLDVSTRMPAEVVRRRLPSMYHQFKELADVDITAEPMEVGPTCHYVMGGIAVDSDTAAARGVPGLFAAGEVAGGMHGSNRLGGNSLSDLLVFGRRAGWHAAEYARGAARERPAVDGAQVDAAAAEALRPFSAEGGQDGEPAGGPPENPYTLHQELQQTMNDLVGIIRREGEMEQALKKLAELRVRARRAGVEGHRQFNPGWHLALDLRNMLLVSECVARAALERTESRGGHTREDCPSMERAWRRINLLCRLTDPTGGLAATDPVRGQITLSRETTEPIRPDLLALFEKEELVKYLTEEELYE; the protein is encoded by the coding sequence ATGTCCGTGGTGGACCGGCAGGAGTGGGACGTCGTCGTGGTGGGCGCGGGCGGCGCCGGGCTGCGGGCCGCGATCGAGGCGCGCGAGCGCGGGGCGCGTACCGCGGTGATCTGCAAGTCGCTGTTCGGCAAGGCGCACACGGTGATGGCCGAGGGCGGCATCGCGGCGGCCATGGCCAACGCCAACGAGCACGACAACTGGCAGGTCCACTTCCGCGACACCATGCGCGGCGGCAAGTTCCTCAACCAGTGGCGGATGGCCGAGCTGCACGCGCAGGAGGCGCCGCAGCGGGTGTGGGAGCTGGAGACCTGGGGCGCGCTGTTCGACCGTACGAAGGACGGCCGGATCTCGCAGCGCAACTTCGGCGGGCACGAGTACCCGCGCCTGGCGCACGTCGGCGACCGTACGGGCCTGGAGCTGATCCGGACGCTCCAGCAGAAGATCGTCTCGTTGCAGCAGGAGGACAAGAGGGAGACCGGGGACTACGAGTCCCGTCTGAAGGTCTTCCAGGAGTGCACGGTGACGAGGGTCCTCAAAGACGGCGACCGCGTCTGCGGGGTCTTCGCCTACGAGCGCGAGTCCGGCCGCTTCTTCGTGCTGGAGGCGCCCTCGGTCGTCATCGCGACCGGCGGCATCGGCAAGTCGTTCAAGGTGACGTCCAACTCGTGGGAGTACACCGGCGACGGACACGCGCTCGCGCTGCTCGCCGGGGCGCCGCTGCTGAACATGGAGTTCGTGCAGTTCCATCCGACGGGCATGGTCTGGCCGCCGTCGGTGAAGGGCATCCTCGTCACCGAGTCGGTCCGCGGCGACGGCGGAGTGCTGCGCAACTCCGAGGACGAGCGGTTCATGTTCGACTACATCCCCGACGTCTTCAAGGAGAAGTACGCCGAGTCGGAGGAGGAGGCGGACCGCTGGTACGAGGACCCGGACAACAACCGGCGCCCGCCGGAGCTGCTGCCCCGTGACGAGGTCGCCCGCGCCATCAACTCCGAGGTCAAGGCAGGTCGCGGCTCACCGCACGGCGGGGTGTTCCTGGATGTGTCGACGCGGATGCCGGCCGAGGTCGTCCGCCGCCGGCTGCCCTCGATGTACCACCAGTTCAAGGAGCTGGCCGACGTCGACATCACGGCGGAGCCGATGGAGGTCGGCCCGACCTGTCACTACGTCATGGGCGGCATCGCGGTCGACTCCGACACGGCGGCCGCCCGCGGCGTGCCGGGGCTGTTCGCGGCCGGGGAGGTCGCAGGCGGTATGCACGGCTCCAACCGGCTCGGCGGCAACTCGCTGTCCGACCTGCTGGTGTTCGGGCGCCGGGCCGGGTGGCACGCGGCCGAGTACGCGCGGGGGGCGGCGCGCGAACGCCCGGCCGTGGACGGCGCCCAGGTGGACGCGGCGGCCGCGGAGGCGCTGCGGCCGTTCTCGGCGGAGGGCGGTCAGGACGGGGAACCGGCGGGCGGGCCACCGGAGAACCCGTACACCCTGCACCAGGAACTCCAGCAGACCATGAACGACCTGGTCGGCATCATCCGCCGCGAGGGCGAGATGGAGCAGGCGCTGAAGAAGCTCGCCGAACTGCGGGTACGGGCGCGGCGCGCCGGGGTCGAGGGGCACCGGCAGTTCAACCCCGGCTGGCACCTCGCGCTCGACCTGCGGAACATGCTGCTGGTCAGCGAGTGCGTGGCGCGCGCCGCGCTGGAGCGCACGGAGTCGCGCGGCGGGCACACCCGGGAGGACTGCCCGTCGATGGAGCGCGCCTGGCGCCGGATCAACCTGCTGTGCCGGCTGACCGACCCGACGGGCGGGCTGGCGGCGACGGACCCCGTACGCGGCCAGATCACCCTCTCCCGGGAGACCACCGAACCCATCCGCCCCGACCTGCTCGCCCTCTTCGAGAAGGAGGAGCTGGTCAAGTACCTCACCGAAGAGGAGCTGTACGAGTGA
- a CDS encoding succinate dehydrogenase/fumarate reductase iron-sulfur subunit: MSSYEARFKVWRGDARGGGLEDFAVEVNEGEVVLDIVHRIQATQAPDLAVRWNCKAGKCGSCSAEINGRPRLMCMTRMSVFEPEETITVSPLRTFPVVRDLVTDVGYNYAKAREVPAFVPPDGLGPGEYRMFQEDVDRPQEFRKCIECFLCQDVCHVVRDHEDNKRAYAGPRFLMRVAELDMHPLDAAADTGLDRKRAAQDDHGLGYCNITKCCTEVCPEGIRITDNALIPLKERAVDRKYDPLVWLGSKIGRRSS; this comes from the coding sequence GTGAGCAGCTACGAGGCCCGCTTCAAGGTGTGGCGGGGTGACGCTCGGGGCGGGGGCCTGGAGGACTTCGCGGTCGAGGTCAACGAAGGCGAGGTGGTCCTTGACATCGTCCACCGGATCCAGGCCACCCAGGCGCCGGATCTCGCCGTGCGCTGGAACTGCAAGGCGGGCAAGTGCGGTTCGTGCTCTGCGGAGATCAACGGGCGGCCCCGGCTGATGTGCATGACCCGTATGTCGGTCTTCGAGCCCGAGGAGACGATCACCGTCTCCCCGCTGCGGACCTTCCCGGTCGTGCGTGACCTGGTGACGGACGTCGGCTACAACTACGCCAAGGCGCGCGAGGTTCCGGCCTTCGTCCCGCCGGACGGTCTCGGTCCCGGCGAGTACCGCATGTTCCAGGAGGACGTGGACCGGCCGCAGGAGTTCCGCAAGTGCATCGAGTGTTTCCTGTGCCAGGACGTGTGCCATGTCGTGCGCGACCACGAGGACAACAAGCGGGCGTACGCGGGCCCGCGTTTCCTGATGCGCGTCGCCGAACTCGACATGCACCCGCTGGACGCCGCCGCCGACACCGGCCTGGACCGCAAGCGCGCGGCCCAGGACGACCACGGGCTCGGCTACTGCAACATCACCAAGTGCTGCACGGAGGTCTGCCCCGAGGGCATCAGGATCACCGACAACGCGCTGATCCCCTTGAAGGAACGGGCCGTCGACCGCAAGTACGACCCGCTGGTGTGGCTGGGCTCGAAGATCGGGCGGCGGTCGTCCTAG